AGAACAATTTGCATATTTTTAATCTTCTATATAATTAAGGGACTCGGCAATACCTGAATTGACTGTTGTGTTGAGGCTGGAGATATCAAAGGAATGAGCAGTTTTACACCATCTGCCTGAACAAATAAGGTTCGAACATATGTCTCCCTCAGCAAAGTGGCAAGACAATGGGTAGCAGTAGGAATAGAACAGTTCGGATGGGTGGGGCTCCTGAGCTGCAAAGAACACCATTCTCAAAGTTTAGAGCTCCTGAACACTAGCTTCACAGCACAATAGATACAAAGCAATAATAAACTAACAGGCCATTTCACAAGTTCTAACCTGAGAACAGAGCCAATCAACTAAGCCCTTTAACACATCATGAATTGATGTAAGCTTGCTCTTTGAATTTGAAGCCTCTCCATTTGGAACCATGCCGTTCTGAAGCTTAGGTCTCGCACTACAATCATAGTGAAGTTAGATTGTCCAGAACAAGGAGAACCACAATACAATCATTTGAAATTAAAGAGAATGTACCTTATTAAGTGAGTTAATATCTTACAGCTCTTCTCCTGTACGAACCAGTTACCTTTCAAGAGCAACCTGGAAAATGGTATTTTTTTGTGAGTTAAATATGACAGCCAGAGAAGGGACTAACACAAAGGAAAAAAACTGGCAACAAAAGGTAGTATGTGCTCAGCTCATCCCAGTTGAGATGGTGCAAGGTAGAGTGGCTGGCCCATGGGCTGGCTTATTATCAAGTTTAGTTGAAGGGATTGGATGGTGGGATACTGAATAATAAGAAGTTAAGAGCTATGAAGTCTCGAAGGGGAAAACAGTTTGGCTTAAAGACCAATTATTAAGTCACACCATTTTGGATGGCATCCATGAAAATATATTTGCAGCCTCCCAGTATATACATCAAATGTTGATAATGACAGTGAgaactaaagacccctttggtttACAGAATACCCTTATCAGCCTGAGTGGAAAGCAACCTAGTAGAATGGATTATAACCATCCTAAGACCAATTCATTCCAAAACTGGTTGACATTGGTAGGATGTggaaggaaaaattggcttttatAACACTATTCCACTCACAGACCATGAGAGGCAAAAGGTGTCCTGTCCCCATATGGGTTGGCCATCCACCAAATGGCTTTTGAACAGGAATTCGTGCACAATCAACCTATTGCAGCCTATGTTGATCTATTTGCGCAGTGAATGAGATGTGCGGATTTTAAGATGACAAAAAGGCACACAGACTAAAAAAGTATCAAATCAATTAATACTTGCCTTAGGAAAGGATCGTAAATGTCTTCACCAGAGAGAGAGTTGTCGTAGAACAGTGCTGCTCGTTTAGGATTCGCTGAAAACAAAGGCAATGGTTTAACACTATGTCTATAATACTAACACAAAAGGTTTATTCTAGTAGATGAGTCGTTGAGCACCTGCAAGCATCTCATCAATGAGGGCAAGCACATATTCCACAGTCTCTTCCTTGGAGATGCTTCGCAAAATATTCAAAAAAACACGAACATACGATGGCCCATCCTATAAAACATAGAAATTTCCCGAAAACCTTTAttagaaaattaataaaaaaataaattATATGGATTTAGTCAAATAGAAGTGAAAAGTTGGCAAGGATCAGTGCAAAGACAAATAGGATGTATTTGTAGACAGTTATGGCTCGGGATTCTCTTGAAGGAGAAAAAAAATACAAGTCTGTTTAAAAGTGAACCTACCTCACTTAGCAGACTAAATCCTACAATGAGGAAATCTTCCTATATAGGTTGTCTGATTCATAGAATTTTAAACCATAGAAATTTTTCCATATGATATGATTCATTTGTACCAGGTTTCATAAGAAAATTTGCATCCATTCCAACCTCTTGGAAAGAATCCAATTGTTTTTCCTATACACAATCAAATAACTATCAAATCCTGTAGTACTCAAGATGGCATGACATTCCAATCCTACATTTTTCCTATTCTTGCATTTTAGAAATACTGCGACTCAAAGAGGCCCTAAGATGGCAAACAAAATACAGTTATGCAATTGTGTTTTCATAAGCTATTTACCCACAGGAAAAAATAATTTAAGATGATAATGCTACTACTAACCTCATCAAGCAACGGACCTCTCTGACTTTCTGGTTTGTGATCATAACGCCTTAAAAGCTGAAGGCATGTCGAAGTGATCAGCTTAGTTGACATATATGTCTCCCATGGAATGTCCCGCTTGAGAACCTTGAAATACAAACAAGAATCAGATAAATAATGCAGCTTAAAAATCTCCCCTTGATGTTGTCAAGTTCAGACAGAAGCAAATCATGCATGCATTCTATTTGCGCACTGCCCTCCTATTTCTAGGTATCTACACTTACAGAGGGTGACATCGTCATGCATTCAGGTACCATCCTCACATACACTTAACAGACGTGATCCAACTCAAAGAACACTAACGCTTGCAGATAATTCATGAAAAAAACAATCCTAGTTAACAAGGAGCAGATGGCAAGTATTATGGGTCTGCCCGGAAATTGTGCCCCTCATACAATCAGTTTTCCATGCTTTTGAGAGAACAATAGATGATTATACCTTAAATTATCACACAGAAACAGGGCATCttctaaggcctcctttggtttgtaggaattttataggaattctataggataggatttgcaaaggaaaaattcctttgaagccctttggtttgtaggaatggattcctattcctatgtaggataggaatcaatccttcacattttggaggggaaaaaacattagcctagactcaatggaaaaattcctatcctatgcaccaaatgacatctcttcctctacaggaattgagatgcatgtcatctcacttcctatgatttttctattcctataaaatgtctatcctatgaaccaaaggaggcctaactAACAAGAAACCCTCCGTGATAGCTGCAGTCTGGACAGTACCAGGTCAAGTGACTGCATCCTAGAGTAGCACAATGAAATGACCACACAAATGCCAACCATCGTTGCAACACAAAAATCTTGCATGGAGATGAAAAATCTACACTACTACGAACTACCAATACAACAGAATCTGCCTTTAACTACTTCAGAGCAGCAAACCGCAGAATCTAGTTCTATTTAAATTCTCTAACCGCTTGCTCCGCACAATTCCAAAAATGAAGAAGGCCCATGAAACATTGCTCACTTCCAAACAACATTACAAAAACATCTATTTTCGCTTGAACACTGTTGAATCCTATTTCCTTGAGACGTCGCACCCAGGTAATGTGCGCCAGCAGCACATCTTAAAATCTCGATACCCCAAAGCTAGCAGCACAAGTTTCAATGCACACTCCGGACCGGCAAAACTAAATCAGGAGGGCAGTCATATCCCAATGCATCAACTGACCTGCTCGGTGGTGAGCTCGGCGCGATCCATCCCGGCAGGTCAAGCTCCACCCACCTGAGAGCGCCCACGCCTGCAAAATCAGAAACATCCGAGTCACGGATCAGATCGGAATCGCCCCCGCGGCACAGGATCCGATCGAAGCGACGGAACCACCACCGCAGCTACGAAGACAAAAGGCCCCGCGCGGATCAACCGGCGAGGGCAGGCGATTCGGGCGGACGGAGCAAAATAACCTAGGGCGGGATCGCGGATTTCTGGCTCACCTGGCGCCGATGGGCGAGCGGAGGAGGGATCAGGACGGGGAGGAGGTAGGTTGGGGACGATGGGGGGAAGAGATCTGAGAGAGACAGGAGGGAGGGAGAGAAGATTAGGGAGGGAGACGAGTGGCCGAGTCCTTAAGGAGGTGGGACCCACGTTGCATACTTGGCCACGTGGAGGAGGTGTCGTGGTCGGCTTCACCTGCATCCCTTGGCGCGAATCTCCAAGCGCTCAACGGTGGTTTAGTAACTTGGGGAAATATCACCCCTAAAAAAACTTGGGGAAATATCAGGTGCTTCAGAGGCTTTGATGATACCATGCTATGGGCTTTCGAGAAccgttggatctcagatccaacaGCTCCTAGGAGCTCTTGAACATTTTGTCAAAAAACACTCAAGAGTCTCAAAATTGTGCGCATGTACAGAAGCTCCTCAGATGCATTGGATCGAAGATCCAACTGCTAGAGCCCGTATCATGGTAACATATAAGACTCGAAATCACCTGAAACTCTGTCGCCCTGCCATCTATAAAAAGAACTTCTCGCCATGTCACTCATGAAAAAAAAAACTTCCTCTCCTCCTTTTTCTTTGTTTACGAGTAACTTCCTCTCCTCCTGGAGCAGCACCACCCGATAAAACAGATCATAATTTGAAGTTGTCCAACATATAGAAGTGCTAACTTTTTTTGCGAGGCTAGAAGTACTACTTCTTCAAGATATCAAAGTGACGATATCTAAAATATATAGAGAATCAAGAATATTGAATGACAAGAAAGCTTGCATCTCATGGCATAATTTGTCAACCCTTCATGTTACGAGATGTTCAGTGACTACGATGTTGCTCGTATGTTGTTGCAATCTATGGTTGCGGACGCCTCCAAGCACGGCATGCCGCCAAGCTGGAGTGTAGAGGGGCAAAACTGAGGGATGGACGAAGTCACGCAGAGACTGTGGGATGCCTGCGCGCAATGCCACTTCCTTCGTGGTGTGTGCTCTCGTGCGCTGCCCGTGGTCGTCGGGGATTTCAGAACTAACTCGTGGTCTTTGTGTGTGTGATGATGTTATCATGGAATTTGACAATTGGAGCTTGGAGAGTGAATACTAGGGTACTAAACCAAGATGGAGTATGCGGAGGAAGAGTCGCAAGTTGAATTACTCCTCATGGGTCGAATGCTTGAGTAGCCTGTTACTTTGTAACTTTCTCTATATATGGCTTTTTTGTAAAAAAATAATGGGTATTCAACTAAATACTCATGAACTAAAGTGGATTTTTTTTCCTGGGTGTCCTAGTGTTGCGATGGTTGAGACAAGATCCTCTTTAGGTTTTCCAAGATAGGCCGAGACAAGATCATCTATGGGTTTTCCAAGGTAGGATCTCCTGCCTACTTCTGCCTAGGAGAGCCTAGAAAAACTATTTCTTGATTGTCTTCTATGAAAGACAATAAAATAACAATCaataattaaaaaaatcaacaTGATTCTTCGTGTAAAATTCGACGGCTATAGCATCAGTTGAGCTATAACTATTTCTCAATCGATCGAGAAATAGCAACCATATTTGCGTAAACAAGAGGTTAACAAAATCTTGTAATGGTTATTTACCGTTTGTATGCGCTAACATTCCGTTGCTTCCTTGGGGATACAAAGGACCCTAGAAATCATTCGGCTAAGCGTCTCTCTCGTTGAAGTCTCGAAACCCTAGACATCGCATCGATCCTCTTCCTCGTCAGGCGGCCTCGCCGACAGCAAGAGGAGTGGGGACCCGTCTATCCGGTCCCTTTTTTTCTCCTTATAGATTTTGTCTTCCCGGCGCTATCGACCAGCTGGTAGTGGCGGCTATAGAGTGTTGGAATAAGGTCTCGATCTCTCCCTCTACCTCGATGACGTTAGATTTGGCGTCGACAAAAGGCCTATGAGAGTTTGTGCCCTGGAACTGTTGGCTCTCTTCAAATCTTGTTAGTTGGTGTGTCTTTCAAGGAAAGCATTTGGCTGACCATTGGTGCGACGACTTTAACATCTTCTTCTGCGTTGTTTTGCAGCATGGTCCGGTTTCTCCAACCCTCTGGACCAGTAGATATAGATTGCAAGCCTGTTTGGCATGGGGCatgttagactgtatatacgtagTCTTGTATAGGCCTTGTATTGTACCTCTTGGTAcgtctatataatgagatagccacaccccgttTTAGGGTGTCGAGACAGTTTCCCAAACCCtatgttttacatggtatcagtttaggttacgatgtcttccgctgcaccacctcccgccgccgccgcgccgatctcgaccgccgccgccgtgccggccCTCGCCCCGATGTCGCCCTTCCTGGCCTCCCGGCCCCTCGCGGCGACGTACGGtgccttgccgccgccgcccgcttcccCGCAGGCCTTGGGGGCTCCGGACGATCTGATCGCCCCGCCCGAGCCCGCGGCGCTGCCGGCCCATGGCGGCCCTCCTCCGCCGAGTTCGCACCCTGGTGCTGGGGTGCCATGGTACGGCGCCCCCGCGCCATCCTATGGTGCGCCCCCTCCGCCGTCGTCCTTATGGCCGGGGTCGGCCTAtgctgcgccgccgccgcaacccTACACGGCGGTGCTGCatccgccgccaccgcaccacTACTACCTGGCGCCGCCGCAGCCGTCCTATGGGGGCGCGGCCACCTCGCCGTATGGCGCCCCTGCAGTGCCCGGCCAAGGTGCTTCGGCTGCTGCGGGTGCTGGCCCCTACGCCGCGCCCGGCACCTACGGTCCTCCTGCAGCGCCCGGCCACGGCGCTTTGGCAGGCGCCTCTCCCGGATCCTACTCCCCGCCTGGCGCCTACGCGATGGTCCCTCGTCTAGAGATGGCCCTGTCCATGGATCCCTATGCACCACTGGTGCAGGCGTACACTGCTCAAACCGCGGCG
This region of Triticum aestivum cultivar Chinese Spring chromosome 2D, IWGSC CS RefSeq v2.1, whole genome shotgun sequence genomic DNA includes:
- the LOC100146099 gene encoding probable V-type proton ATPase subunit H — protein: MDRAELTTEQVLKRDIPWETYMSTKLITSTCLQLLRRYDHKPESQRGPLLDEDGPSYVRVFLNILRSISKEETVEYVLALIDEMLAANPKRAALFYDNSLSGEDIYDPFLRLLLKGNWFVQEKSCKILTHLISARPKLQNGMVPNGEASNSKSKLTSIHDVLKGLVDWLCSQLRSPTHPNCSIPTATHCLATLLRETYVRTLFVQADGVKLLIPLISPASTQQSIQLLYETCLCIWLLSFYDAAVDYLSTTRVMPRLVDVVKGSTKEKVVRVVVMSFRNLLAKGAFAAQMIDLGLPHIVQNLKAQAWSDEDLLDALNQLEVGLKENLKRLSSFDKYKQQVLLGHLDWSPMHKDPNFWRENITNFEENDFQILRVLMTVIDTSTDTTALAVACYDLSQFLQYHPSGRLVVADLKAKDRVMKLMNHDNAEVRKNSLLCVQRLFLGAKYASFLQV